A part of Botrytis cinerea B05.10 chromosome 2, complete sequence genomic DNA contains:
- the Bccdc7 gene encoding Bccdc7, translating into MSTARQRQGNTRNSFSIHNDETNQEESMNEEGPENDESRLEDNERLQEEGCSEDSDESDDAVDAATAEDIAKFEATFKGIKDRFRLINRIGEGTFSTVYKAEDLLYEHYDNDWDIEEKEHSAWTSPPVKKRRTGGIREVLDQYNQQRRGKKYVAIKKIYVTSSPTRILNELDLLNDLRGCDSVCPLITAFRHTDQVVAVLPYFRHTDFREYFRKMKVSDMQVYFRSLFTALKAVHAQGILHRDIKPTNFLYEPDKKRGVLVDFGLAEREEEDCKACLCTRDHDTRKRKLENSVAIQNLPSAGYPKHDSRPSRRANRAGTRGFRAPEVLFKCQEQRTKIDIWSAGVILLTILSKRFPFFNSADDVEAMIEIATIFGVKRMKNCAYLHGTVFETNIPTIGQAGFALEKIILWSTCRNDGGPDGAEQPLTKEEKLAVEFLERCLELNPHKRISAEDALNHPFLLEPTQDDIKNEDYDEDELSMIPA; encoded by the exons ATGTCAACAGCACGTCAACGTCAAGGGAATACCAGaaattctttctcaatccaCAATGACGAGACAAATCAAGAAGagtcaatgaatgaagaggGCCCCGAGAATGACGAATCAAGACTTGAAGATAACGAAAGGCTGCAAGAAGAAGGGTGTTCAGAAGACTCTGACGAAAGCGACGACGCTGTTGATGCTGCTACTGCAGAGGATATCGCCAAATTCGAAGCAACTTTCAAGGGCATAAAGGATCGATTTCGGCTGATAAATCGTATTGGAGAGG GAACGTTTTCTACCGTTTACAAAGCGGAGGATCTCTTATATGAGCATTACGATAATGATTgggatattgaagagaaagaacaTTCCGCATGGACGTCACCGCCTGTGAAGAAAAGGAGGACCGGTGGAATTCGAGAAGTCTTGGACCAATATAATCAACAGCGCCGTGGGAAGAAATATGTTGCCATAAAGAAAATTTATGTTACAAGCAGTCCAACTCGAATCCTCAATGAGCTAGACCTCCTAAATGACCTCCGGGGCTGCGATTCAGTCTGCCCCCTCATCACAGCATTCAGACATACCGATCAAGTAGTTGCAGTTTTACCATATTTCAGGCACACGGATTTCAGGGAATATTTTAGGAAGATGAAAGTCTCAGATATGCAGGTGTATTTCCGGTCGTTGTTCACCGCTCTAAAGGCCGTTCATGCCCAGGGAATTCTTCATCGGGACATCAAACCCACGAATTTCCTTTACGAACCGGATAAGAAAAGGGGCGTACTTGTGGACTTTGGATTGGCAGAgcgagaagaagaggacTGCAAAGCCTGTCTGTGTACAAGAGATCATGACACACGCAAAAGGAAGCTGGAGAATAGCGTAGCCATTCAAAATTTGCCATCGGCCGGCTACCCAAAGCATGATAGTCGACCATCGCGGCGTGCAAATCGAGCTGGGACTCGTGGCTTTCGGGCTCCTGAGGTGCTTTTCAAATGTCAAGAGCAAAGGACGAAAATTGACATCTGGTCTGCCGGAGTAATACTTTTGACTATACTTTCGAAGCGTTTCCCGTTCTTTAATTCGGCCGATGATGTTGAGGCAATGATTGAGATTGCTACCATATTTGGTGtcaagagaatgaagaactGTGCTTATCTTCACGGGACTGTTTTCGAAACCAATATTCCTACAATTGGCCAGGCTGGGTTCGCGTTGGAGAAAATCATCCTATGGTCAACATGTAGAAATGATGGAGGACCAGATGGGGCGGAACAACCATTGaccaaggaagagaaattggCAGTCGAGTTTTTGGAGCGCTGCTTGGAGCTCAACCCGCACAAACGTATTAGCGCAGAAGACGCCTTGAATCATCCATTCCTTCTGGAACCAACGCAAGATGACATCAAGAACGAAGATTATGATGAGGACGAATTAAGTATGATTCCAGCGTAA
- the Bcrpl28 gene encoding Bcrpl28: MPTHLSKTRKHRGHVSAGKGRVGKHRKHPGGRGLAGGQHHHRTNMDKYHPGYFGKVGMRYFHKQGNHFWKPVVNLDKLWSLVPLEKRDEYLSGEKKDTVPVLDLLPLGYSKVLGKGRIPEIPLVVRARWFSKEAERKITEAGGVVELVA; encoded by the exons ATGCCTACCCATTTGAGCAAAACCCGCAAGCA CCGCGGTCATGTTTCCGCCGGTAAAGGTCGTGTAGGAAAGCACCGCAAGCATCCAGGTGGTCGTGGTCTTGCTGGTGGTCAACATCACCACCGAACCAACATGGATAAGTACCATCCAGGTTACTTCGGAAAGGTCGGTATGAGATACTTCCACAAGCAAGGCAACCACTTCTGGAAGCCAGTTGTCAACCTTGACAAG CTTTGGTCCCTCGTCCCACTCGAGAAGCGTGATGAATATCTCTCCggcgaaaagaaagacacCGTCCCAGTCCTCGACCTCCTCCCACTCGGATACTCAAAAGTTCTCGGAAAGGGTAGAATCCCAGAAATCCCATTGGTTGTGCGCGCAAGATGGTTCAGCAAGGAGGCAGAGAGAAAGATCACAGAGGCTGGAGGAGTTGTTGAATTGGTTGCATAA